The stretch of DNA TGCTTCTAGTAATAGGCATCTAAGAGATAGGCTTGAAGGTAAAATACCGCTCCATTTTTTTCAGAAAGGTGAAGGGAATGAAAAGTTTGACTTTAATGTTTACAAGACTCTTTATAGAATAATTAAAAATGGTAATTATGATGTTATTGTTCCAAATTCCTCTGGAGCTTTTAACTTTCTCCTGCCCATCTGGCCTTTTATAAAGAAAAAGCCAAAGCTTATAGGTATGAGAAGGTCGGGTTTTGTACCTTCTTTTCTATCTAAAAAATTTAAGTATGGAATAGCAGATGCTATTGTTGTTGTTTCAAAAGATGTGGGTTTAATGCTTAAAGAAAAAGGATTTTTCCCGGACAAAATTCATATAATAGAAAGTGGAATTGATCTTGAAAGATTTAAGCCGTCTGATAAATATAGAGAGGAAAAAAGGAGAGAGTTCAGAATTAGGTCGGGAGAAAAGCTTTTTGTCAATGTTGCGAATTTTCAACCTTGGAGAAAGGGACAGGATGTTCTTTTAAAAGCCTTTTCTAAAGTTGCAAGTTCTGGGTGGCGTTTAATGCTTGTAGGTCATGATACAGATTCAGCAGAAGCTCGTTCTCTTGCAAGACAGTTTGGGGTTGAAGATAAAGTTATTTTTGCTGGATTTAGGTCAGATATTGAGAAAATTCTTCAGGCGGCAGATTATTTTGTTCTTTCCTCAAATTCTGAAGGTATAGCAGGTGCACTTTTACAGGCTATGGCATCAGGGAAAGTTGTTATTTCCACCCTTGCAGGTGGTATAGGAGAGTATCTTAAAGATGGAGAAAACGGCTTTGCCGTTCCTGTGGGAGATGTTGATGGTCTGGCAGACAGGATGGTGAAAGCGGTTAATTTATCTTCGTCTCAATATGCTGAAATTTCTAAAAGGGCAGTTGAAACGGCAAAGAAATACTCTATTGAGGAAACGGGAAGGAAATGGAAAGAGCTTATTGAAAGTTTGTGTTCTTGAAAATTTGCACATTATTTAATAAATTCCCATCTTGCGATATAAGGCGGCTTGACAATAGGGTTTCTATTTGCTTATATTCAACCGCCAAACTATATAGGAGGAGATAGTATGCCCACAATTAATCAGCTTGTTAGAAAAGGGCGTGAGAAAAAGATTAAACGCTCTAAATCACCGGCTCTTCAGGGTAACCCTCAGAAGAGAGGAGTTTGTGTAAGGGTGTTTACAACAACACCTAAGAAGCCAAACTCTGCTCTTAGAAAGGTTGCAAGGGTAAGACTTTCAAACGGAATTGAAGTTACAGCTTACATTCCAGGTATTGGGCACAACCTTCAGGAGCACTCTGTTGTTCTTGTTAGGGGCGGAAGAACTAAAGACCTTCCGGGTGTTCGTTATAAAATCATTCGTGGTGCCCTTGATGCTGCTGGAGTTGAAGGAAGAAGACAGTCAAGGTCTAAGTATGGAACTAAGAAACCTAAAGAGAAAAAATAAAATTTGTAGGAGAGGAAAGGCATGCCAAGGAAAGGACCAGTTCCACCAAGAGAGATAATTCCCGATCCTGTATATGGAGATAAGCTTGTTGCAAAGCTTATTAACAAGGTTATGAAAGACGGGAAAAAGAGTGTGGCTGAAAAGATTGTTTACGGTGCTTTTGACATTATAAAAGAGAAGCTTGGAGAAGATCCACTCTCAGTATTTCACAAAGCTGTAGAAAATGTAAAACCTATAATGGAAGTACGTCCACGCCGTGTTGGTGGTGCCACATATCAGGTGCCTATGGAAGTTAGACCAGAAAGACAGATACATCTTGCTTTAAAGTGGATCGTGGACGCTGCACGTGCTCGTTCTGAGCGCGGAATGGTTAATAGGCTTGCAAATGAGCTTATTGATGCTTACAACCAGAAAGGTGGTGCGTTTAAGAAGAGAGAAGATACCCATAAAATGGCCGAAGCCAACAAAGCTTTTGCCCACTATAGATGGTAAATTTAAAAGAATTTGATGGAGGCCGTTGTGAGTAAGGCTGCTGCTAAACAGATTAAAGTTCCACTTGATAAAGTTAGAAACATAGGTATTATTGCCCATATTGATGCGGGTAAAACGACTACAACTGAAAGGATTCTTTACTATACAGGAAGAATCCACAAGATAGGTGAAGTGCACGAAGGTGCTGCTGAGATGGATTGGATGGAGCAGGAGAAAGAGAGAGGTATTACAATTACCTCAGCTACAACAACCTGCTTCTGGAGAAACCATCGTATAAATATTGTTGATACTCCAGGTCACGTTGACTTTACAATTGAAGTTGAACGTTCTCTCAGGGTTCTTGACGGTGCTGTAACTGTACTTTGTTCTGTTGGTGGAGTTCAGCCACAGACAGAAACGGTATGGAGACAGGCTGACAAGTATAAAGTTCCAAGAATAATTTTTGTTAACAAGATGGATAGAATAGGTGCCAATTTCTTCCAGGTTGTAAATGATGTGGAAGAAAAGCTTGGTGCAAAACCTGTTCCTATTCAAATTCCAATAGGTGCGGAAGATAACTTTAAAGGTGTTGTTGACCTTGTAAGGATGAAAGCGATTATCTGGGAAGAGGAAACTTTAGGTGCTAAATTCCACGAGGAAGAGATTCCAGAAGACCTTATTGAAACTGCTGAAGAGTACAGGGAAAAGCTTATAGAGGCTCTTGCAGATGTTGATGAAGAGATAATGATGAAGTATCTTGAAGGAGAAGAGATAACAGAAGATGAGATAAAAGCTGCTATAAGAAAGGGAACTCTTGAAATTAAGTTTTTCCCGATGATTTGTGGTTCTGCTTTTAAAAACAAAGGTGTTCAGCCTCTTCTTGATGCAGTTGTTGATTATCTTCCTTCACCTCTTGATGTGCCTCCAATTAAAGGTATAAATCCAAAAACAGGAGAAGAGGAAGAAAGACCAGCTTCCTATGATGCTCCTTTCTCTGCTCTTGCATTTAAGATTCTTACAGACCCTTATGTTGGCCAGCTGACATTTATCAGGGTTTATTCGGGACTTCTTGAATCAGGTTCTTATGTATTTAACGCAACAAGAGGGAAGAAGGAAAGACTTGCAAGGATTCTTCGTATGCATGCAAATAAAAGAGAGGAGATTCCAGTTCTTGGTGCCGGGGATATTGCTGCAGCTGTTGGACTGAGGGATACATATACCGGGGATACTCTTTGCGATCCTGATCATCCTATTATTCTTGAAGCTATGGAGTTCCCTGAGCCTGTTATATCTGTTGCTGTAGAGCCTAAAACTAAGGCAGACCAGGAGAAGCTCTCTCTTGCACTTCAAAAGCTTGCAAAAGAAGACCCTTCGTTTAGAGTTTCAACCGACCATGAAACTGGACAAACAATTATTTCTGGTATGGGAGAGCTCCACCTTGAAATTATTGTTGATAGATTAAAGAGAGAGTTTAACGTTGATGTTAATGTTGGTAAGCCTCAGGTTGCTTATAGAGAAACCATTAGAAAAGAAGTAACACAGGAAGGTAAATTTATCAAGCAGACAGGTGGTAGAGGTCAGTACGGTCATGTATGGCTTAAGATAGAGCCTCTTGAGCCTGGTAAAGGTTTTGAGTTCCATGAAACTATTAAAGGTGGTGTGGTACCAAAAGAATACATCCCTGCTGTTGAGGCTGGTGTTAAGGAAGCTATGGAAACAGGAGTTGTTGCAGGTTATCCTATGGTGGATATAAAAGTAACGCTTTTTGATGGTTCATACCACGAAGTTGACTCTTCTGAAATGGCGTTTAAGATTGCCGGTTCTATGGCTTTTAAAGAGGGTGCTAAAAAAGCAAATCCTGTTCTTCTTGAGCCTATTATGGAAGTTGAAGTAACAACTCCTGAAGAGTTTATGGGCGATGTTATAGGTGATCTTAACAAGCGTCGCGGTAGAGTTCAGGGAATGGAAGCAAGAGGGAACGCGCAGGTTATAAAGGCTTATGTTCCACTTGCTGAGATGTTTGGTTACGCAACAGACCTTCGTTCTATGACTCAGGGAAGAGCAA from Desulfurobacterium atlanticum encodes:
- a CDS encoding glycosyltransferase — protein: MRNRIRVLEIIDGVGWCGTKEQTFLISCQLSKYFDVEMALASSNRHLRDRLEGKIPLHFFQKGEGNEKFDFNVYKTLYRIIKNGNYDVIVPNSSGAFNFLLPIWPFIKKKPKLIGMRRSGFVPSFLSKKFKYGIADAIVVVSKDVGLMLKEKGFFPDKIHIIESGIDLERFKPSDKYREEKRREFRIRSGEKLFVNVANFQPWRKGQDVLLKAFSKVASSGWRLMLVGHDTDSAEARSLARQFGVEDKVIFAGFRSDIEKILQAADYFVLSSNSEGIAGALLQAMASGKVVISTLAGGIGEYLKDGENGFAVPVGDVDGLADRMVKAVNLSSSQYAEISKRAVETAKKYSIEETGRKWKELIESLCS
- the rpsL gene encoding 30S ribosomal protein S12, with the protein product MPTINQLVRKGREKKIKRSKSPALQGNPQKRGVCVRVFTTTPKKPNSALRKVARVRLSNGIEVTAYIPGIGHNLQEHSVVLVRGGRTKDLPGVRYKIIRGALDAAGVEGRRQSRSKYGTKKPKEKK
- the rpsG gene encoding 30S ribosomal protein S7, whose amino-acid sequence is MPRKGPVPPREIIPDPVYGDKLVAKLINKVMKDGKKSVAEKIVYGAFDIIKEKLGEDPLSVFHKAVENVKPIMEVRPRRVGGATYQVPMEVRPERQIHLALKWIVDAARARSERGMVNRLANELIDAYNQKGGAFKKREDTHKMAEANKAFAHYRW
- the fusA gene encoding elongation factor G, producing MKVPLDKVRNIGIIAHIDAGKTTTTERILYYTGRIHKIGEVHEGAAEMDWMEQEKERGITITSATTTCFWRNHRINIVDTPGHVDFTIEVERSLRVLDGAVTVLCSVGGVQPQTETVWRQADKYKVPRIIFVNKMDRIGANFFQVVNDVEEKLGAKPVPIQIPIGAEDNFKGVVDLVRMKAIIWEEETLGAKFHEEEIPEDLIETAEEYREKLIEALADVDEEIMMKYLEGEEITEDEIKAAIRKGTLEIKFFPMICGSAFKNKGVQPLLDAVVDYLPSPLDVPPIKGINPKTGEEEERPASYDAPFSALAFKILTDPYVGQLTFIRVYSGLLESGSYVFNATRGKKERLARILRMHANKREEIPVLGAGDIAAAVGLRDTYTGDTLCDPDHPIILEAMEFPEPVISVAVEPKTKADQEKLSLALQKLAKEDPSFRVSTDHETGQTIISGMGELHLEIIVDRLKREFNVDVNVGKPQVAYRETIRKEVTQEGKFIKQTGGRGQYGHVWLKIEPLEPGKGFEFHETIKGGVVPKEYIPAVEAGVKEAMETGVVAGYPMVDIKVTLFDGSYHEVDSSEMAFKIAGSMAFKEGAKKANPVLLEPIMEVEVTTPEEFMGDVIGDLNKRRGRVQGMEARGNAQVIKAYVPLAEMFGYATDLRSMTQGRATYIMRFSHYEEVPANVAEQIIGERSK